The proteins below come from a single Cannabis sativa cultivar Pink pepper isolate KNU-18-1 chromosome 3, ASM2916894v1, whole genome shotgun sequence genomic window:
- the LOC115711443 gene encoding delta(14)-sterol reductase, producing the protein MDLGLLLHTLTPSWNSVAILAAFFVYLAIAGSILPGKIVPGVTLQDNTRLSYRCNGLVSLLLLIALIGVAAKINVLSLTAISDRGLDLLSTTFLFSVLVTLLLYASGRTSRSQSSSLKPHITGNLIHDWWFGIQLNPQFLGIDLKFFFVRAGMMGWLLINLSVLARSIEDGTLDRSMILFQLFSTFYILDYFVHEEYMTSTWDIIAERLGFMLVFGDLVWIPFTFSIQGWWLLHNKVELTTAAVIANCFVFIMGYLVFRGANKQKHVFKKNPKALIWGRPPKVIGGKLLVSGYWGIARHCNYLGDLLLAFSFSLPCGISSPVPYFYPIYLLILLIWRERRDEARCAEKYREIWAEYRKVVPWRILPYVY; encoded by the exons ATGGATCTGGGTCTTCTTCTTCACACTCTTACTCCTTCATGGAACTCT GTTGCTATACTAGCAGCATTTTTTGTTTACTTGGCAATAGCTGGATCTATATTGCCTGGAAAAATTGTTCCTGGGGTTACCTTACAAGACAACACTCGTCTTTCTTATCGCTGCAACG GGTTGGTTTCACTTCTTTTGCTGATTGCTCTTATTGGGGTTGCGGCTAAGATCAATGTCTTATCGCTTACT GCGATATCAGACAGGGGTCTTGATCTTCTTTCAACTACTTTTTTGTTCAGTGTTCTG GTTACTTTGCTCCTCTATGCTTCTGGCCGCACTTCAAGAAGTCAAAGCTCTTCCTTGAAGCCTCATATTACAGGAAACCTAATACATGACTG GTGGTTTGGAATACAGCTGAATCCTCAGTTTTTGGGCATTGATCTCAA ATTTTTCTTTGTTAGAGCTGGAATGATGGGCTGGCTTCTTATCAACCTATCAGTTCTGGCAAGAAGTATTGAAGACGGGACTTTGGATAGGTCAATGATCTTGTTTCAGTTATTCTCCACA TTTTACATCCTGGACTACTTTGTTCACGAGGAGTACATGACTTCCAC ATGGGACATAATAGCAGAGAGGTTAGGCTTCATGCTGGTATTTGGAGATCTAGTGTGGATCCCTTTCACTTTTAGTATTCAG GGTTGGTGGCTTCTGCATAataaggttgaattaacaacgGCTGCAGTTATAGCAAATTGTTTTGTCTTTATAATGGG GTATTTGGTATTTAGGGGAGCTAACAAGCAAAAGCATGTGTTTAAAAAGAATCCAAAAGCACTAATATGGGGAAGGCCTCCAAAGGTTATTGGTGGAAAGTTGCTTGTTTCTGGTTATTG GGGAATTGCAAGACACTGTAATTACCTTGGGGACTTGTTGCTTGCATTTTCATTCAGTTTACCTTGCGGGATAAG TTCCCCAGTTCCATACTTCTATCCAATATATCTTCTAATTCTGCTAATATGGAGAGAAAGAAGGGATGAAGCTCGGTGTGCTGAGAAATACAGAGAAATCTGGGCAGAATACCGCAAAGTTGTCCCTTGGAGAATATTGCCTTATGTCTATTAG